In a single window of the Lycium ferocissimum isolate CSIRO_LF1 unplaced genomic scaffold, AGI_CSIRO_Lferr_CH_V1 ctg13571, whole genome shotgun sequence genome:
- the LOC132042142 gene encoding uncharacterized protein LOC132042142 — protein sequence MDWEEATKLRLFQMNEMDEFRYHAYKSAALFKENMKYYRDVKILKWDFQKGDFVLLCNSRLKLFLSKLKSRRSGSFEVVSPSPNGSMELKFGDRTRTFRGNGQRVKHYHCCIDGDRIITDTVKHSYTPNPE from the coding sequence ATGGACTGGGAAGAAGCAACCAAGCTGAGGTTGTTTCAGATGAATGAAATGGATGAATTTCGGTACCATGCCTATAAAAGTGCGGCCTTGTTCAAGGAGAACATGAAATACTACCGTGATGTCAAGATACTCAAGTGGGACTTTCAGAAGGGTGACTTTGTCCTATTGTGTAACTCAAGGCTGAAGCTCTTTCTGAGCAAATTGAAATCCAGACGGTCCGGATCCTTCGAAGTGGTTAGTCCTTCACCTAATGGCTCAATGGAATTGAAGTTCGGAGATAGGACCCGAACATTTAGAGGGAATGGCCAAAGGGTGAAGCACTACCATTGTTGCATTGATGGAGATAGGATCATTACGGACACGGTGAAGCATAGCTACACTCCTAACCCGGAGTAA